In one Ochotona princeps isolate mOchPri1 chromosome 16, mOchPri1.hap1, whole genome shotgun sequence genomic region, the following are encoded:
- the LOC101520051 gene encoding extracellular calcium-sensing receptor isoform X2 — MWPSPLLPALVGVLCEAALPGPTGWRLPGKSPRFDRPGDVVVGGSFSIFSFNNVTLFDFTAPPAGLPSSEVSRWGYRVAQGFVFAIEEINRDTHLLPNLTLGFSIRNSGDSVHGGMYEMLGFLSGQEVPIPNYVCGSSPPRVALIGDTRSALSVSMARLLGLYKFPQVSYSSTLPSLSDKTQFPSFLRTLASDIASSHAISQLVLHFRWSWVGILAQDDDFGQQAGSLVSQELGQAGVCIEFYLHVPSQQSLEKADAIVRKMASSTATVILVFLSNSKFQLLLQGLQRVGISGQVWVSKGTLHLGLALAMPGASHVLHSSFGLLQRVSCASGFPEFFARLNPRRTPEDGFLERFWEVTFGCKWPPRSWGQVGKSAVLGGARFCSGNESLREKAYPFQEVSKVDAAYSAVYSIAHALQALRDCAHTEGACADPLHLQPWQLLHPLRKVHFWTPDGEEIKFDANGDLLTKFDIHYGQKTANGLFHFVHIGVMDPRAPPGNRVTVHLRKENLQVPSSVCSSSCAPGFSQVPQQGAPQCCFDCSPCPEGQFADQRDMKSCLPCPKEQYSSHTRDRCLPKTETFLAFGEPLGLTLASVALMLAGLAVLVLGVFLKHWDTPVVRANNRALSCTLLTSLALCALCPLLFLGRPTTATCLLRQSTFAVVFTVAVSSILAKTLTVVLAFRVTRPGGQAQVCLGPSSSSSVVLLASLMQVVLCGAWLGTSPPFPDQDMASELSQVVLYCQEGSGLAFSCILAYLGVLAAGTFCVAFLGRDLPDAFNETRFLTFSMLLFCSIWTAFLPLYHSARGKHTVAVEVFSILASTAGLLGGIFLPKCYIILLRPERNTLAWVKHGRQAQQE; from the exons ATGTGGCCGAGccctctgctccctgccctcGTGGGAGTGCTTTGTGAAGCAGCCCTTCCTGGGCCAACAGGCTGGCGGTTGCCAGGCAAGAGCCCCCGCTTTGACCGTCCTGGAGACGTGGTAGTTGGGGGGAGCTTCTCCATCTTTTCCTTCAACAATGTCACCCTGTTTGATTTCACTGCCCCGCCAGCAGGGTTGCCATCTTCAGA GGTTTCCAGGTGGGGCTACCGTGTGGCCCAGGGTTTTGTCTTTGCCATTGAGGAGATCAACAGGGACACCCACCTGCTGCCCAACCTCACATTGGGCTTCTCCATCCGCAACTCTGGGGATTCGGTGCATGGAGGCATGTATGAGATGCTGGGCTTCCTCTCTGGACAGGAGGTGCCGATCCCCAACTATGTGTGTGGGTCCAGCCCTCCCAGGGTTGCCCTGATTGGAGATACACGCTCAGCGTTATCAGTCTCCATGGCCAGGCTGCTGGGGCTCTACAAGTTTCCCCAG GTCAGTTACTCGTCCACACTGCCCAGCCTCAGCGACAAGACCCAGTTCCCGTCCTTCCTGCGGACCCTGGCCAGTGACATCGCGTCTTCCCACGCCATAAGCCAGCTGGTACTTCACTTTCGGTGGTCCTGGGTGGGCATCCTGGCACAGGACGATGACTTTGGGCAGCAGGCCGGCTCTTTGGTCtcccaggagctgggccaggctggtgtcTGCATTGAGTTCTACCTCCACGTACCCTCCCAGCAGTCGCTGGAGAAGGCAGATGCCATTGTGCGGAAGATGGCCAGTAGCACGGCCACTGTCATCCTGGTCTTCCTGAGCAActccaagttccagctgctgctgcagggcttGCAGCGTGTCGGCATCTCGGGCCAGGTGTGGGTCAGCAAGGGCACACTGCATCTGGGCCTGGCGCTGGCTATGCCGGGGGCCTCCCACGTATTGCACAGCTCCTTTGGCCTCCTGCAGCGGGTCAGCTGTGCATCCGGCTTCCCCGAGTTCTTTGCTCGCTTGAACCCCCGCCGGACCCCAGAGGATGGGTTCTTGGAGAGGTTCTGGGAGGTCACTTTTGGATGCAAGTGGCCGCCTCGGAGCTGGGGACAGGTGGGGAAGAGTGCTGTGTTGGGAGGTGCTCGGTTCTGCTCTGGGAATGAGAGCCTGCGAGAGAAGGCGTACCCCTTCCAGGAAGTGAGCAAAGTGGATGCAGCATACAGTGCGGTCTACAGCATTGCCCATGCGCTGCAGGCCCTGAGGGACTGTGCGCACACGGAGGGGGCGTGTGCTGACCCTCTGCACCTCCAGCCCTGGCAG CTTCTTCACCCCCTCAGAAAGGTGCATTTCTGGACCCCAGATGGGGAAGAGATCAAGTTTGATGCCAACGGAGATTTACTTACCAAATTTGACATCCACTATGGGCAGAAGACTGCTAACGGCCTCTTCCACTTTGTCCACATAGGCGTGATGGACCCAAGAGCCCCTCCGGGGAATAGGGTGACGGTCCACCTGAGGAAGGAGAATCTGCAA GTCCCCAGCTCTGTCTGCAGCAGCAGTTGTGCTCCAGGGTTCAGCCAGGTCCCCCAGCAGGGAGCTCCCCAGTGCTGTTTTGACTGCAGCCCTTGCCCTGAGGGACAGTTCGCAGACCAAAGAG ACATGAAGAGCTGCCTTCCGTGTCCCAAGGAGCAGTATTCGAGCCACACCAGAGACCGCTGCCTGCCCAAGACAGAGACCTTCCTGGCCTTTGGTGAGCCCCTGGGACTCACACTGGCCTCTGTGGCACTCATGCTGGCTGGCTTGGCTGTGCTGGTCCTTGGGGTATTCCTGAAGCATTGGGACACTCCTGTGGTCAGAGCCAACAACAGGGCCCTCAGCTGCACACTCCTCACCTCTCTGGCGCTCTGTGCCCTCTGTCCACTGCTCTTCCTTGGCCGTCCGACCACTGCCACCTGCCTCCTCCGCCAGAGCACCTTTGCTGTTGTGTTCACGGTGGCTGTCTCCTCCATCCTGGCCAAGACCCTCACTGTGGTCCTGGCATTCAGGGTCACCCGGCCAGGAGGCCAGGCCCAGGTATGCCTGGGACCAAGTTCCTCCTCCTCCGTGGTCCTCCTGGCCTCCTTGATGCAGGTTGTTCTCTGTGGTGCCTGGCTGGGCACCTCCCCACCATTCCCAGACCAAGACATGGCCTCTGAGCTCAGCCAGGTTGTCCTCTATTGCCAGGAGGGTTCTGGGCTCGCCTTCTCCTGCATCCTGGCCTATCTGGGTGTCCTGGCAGCGGGCACCTTCTGTGTGGCATTTCTGGGCAGGGACTTGCCCGATGCCTTTAATGAGACAAGGTTCCTCACCTTCAGCATGCTACTGTTCTGCAGCATCTGGACAGCCTTCCTGCCCCTGTACCATAGCGCCCGGGGCAAGCATACTGTGGCCGTGGAGGTcttctccatcttggcctctactgcagggctgctgggtggcATCTTCCTCCCCAAGTGTTACATCATCTTGCTGAGGCCCGAGAGGAACACTTTGGCTTGGGTGAAGCATGGGCGTCAGGCTCAGCAGGaatga
- the LOC101520051 gene encoding extracellular calcium-sensing receptor isoform X1 → MWPSPLLPALVGVLCEAALPGPTGWRLPGKSPRFDRPGDVVVGGSFSIFSFNNVTLFDFTAPPAGLPSSEVSRWGYRVAQGFVFAIEEINRDTHLLPNLTLGFSIRNSGDSVHGGMYEMLGFLSGQEVPIPNYVCGSSPPRVALIGDTRSALSVSMARLLGLYKFPQVSYSSTLPSLSDKTQFPSFLRTLASDIASSHAISQLVLHFRWSWVGILAQDDDFGQQAGSLVSQELGQAGVCIEFYLHVPSQQSLEKADAIVRKMASSTATVILVFLSNSKFQLLLQGLQRVGISGQVWVSKGTLHLGLALAMPGASHVLHSSFGLLQRVSCASGFPEFFARLNPRRTPEDGFLERFWEVTFGCKWPPRSWGQVGKSAVLGGARFCSGNESLREKAYPFQEVSKVDAAYSAVYSIAHALQALRDCAHTEGACADPLHLQPWQLLHPLRKVHFWTPDGEEIKFDANGDLLTKFDIHYGQKTANGLFHFVHIGVMDPRAPPGNRVTVHLRKENLQVSNPCASLTMPLLLHPQVPSSVCSSSCAPGFSQVPQQGAPQCCFDCSPCPEGQFADQRDMKSCLPCPKEQYSSHTRDRCLPKTETFLAFGEPLGLTLASVALMLAGLAVLVLGVFLKHWDTPVVRANNRALSCTLLTSLALCALCPLLFLGRPTTATCLLRQSTFAVVFTVAVSSILAKTLTVVLAFRVTRPGGQAQVCLGPSSSSSVVLLASLMQVVLCGAWLGTSPPFPDQDMASELSQVVLYCQEGSGLAFSCILAYLGVLAAGTFCVAFLGRDLPDAFNETRFLTFSMLLFCSIWTAFLPLYHSARGKHTVAVEVFSILASTAGLLGGIFLPKCYIILLRPERNTLAWVKHGRQAQQE, encoded by the exons ATGTGGCCGAGccctctgctccctgccctcGTGGGAGTGCTTTGTGAAGCAGCCCTTCCTGGGCCAACAGGCTGGCGGTTGCCAGGCAAGAGCCCCCGCTTTGACCGTCCTGGAGACGTGGTAGTTGGGGGGAGCTTCTCCATCTTTTCCTTCAACAATGTCACCCTGTTTGATTTCACTGCCCCGCCAGCAGGGTTGCCATCTTCAGA GGTTTCCAGGTGGGGCTACCGTGTGGCCCAGGGTTTTGTCTTTGCCATTGAGGAGATCAACAGGGACACCCACCTGCTGCCCAACCTCACATTGGGCTTCTCCATCCGCAACTCTGGGGATTCGGTGCATGGAGGCATGTATGAGATGCTGGGCTTCCTCTCTGGACAGGAGGTGCCGATCCCCAACTATGTGTGTGGGTCCAGCCCTCCCAGGGTTGCCCTGATTGGAGATACACGCTCAGCGTTATCAGTCTCCATGGCCAGGCTGCTGGGGCTCTACAAGTTTCCCCAG GTCAGTTACTCGTCCACACTGCCCAGCCTCAGCGACAAGACCCAGTTCCCGTCCTTCCTGCGGACCCTGGCCAGTGACATCGCGTCTTCCCACGCCATAAGCCAGCTGGTACTTCACTTTCGGTGGTCCTGGGTGGGCATCCTGGCACAGGACGATGACTTTGGGCAGCAGGCCGGCTCTTTGGTCtcccaggagctgggccaggctggtgtcTGCATTGAGTTCTACCTCCACGTACCCTCCCAGCAGTCGCTGGAGAAGGCAGATGCCATTGTGCGGAAGATGGCCAGTAGCACGGCCACTGTCATCCTGGTCTTCCTGAGCAActccaagttccagctgctgctgcagggcttGCAGCGTGTCGGCATCTCGGGCCAGGTGTGGGTCAGCAAGGGCACACTGCATCTGGGCCTGGCGCTGGCTATGCCGGGGGCCTCCCACGTATTGCACAGCTCCTTTGGCCTCCTGCAGCGGGTCAGCTGTGCATCCGGCTTCCCCGAGTTCTTTGCTCGCTTGAACCCCCGCCGGACCCCAGAGGATGGGTTCTTGGAGAGGTTCTGGGAGGTCACTTTTGGATGCAAGTGGCCGCCTCGGAGCTGGGGACAGGTGGGGAAGAGTGCTGTGTTGGGAGGTGCTCGGTTCTGCTCTGGGAATGAGAGCCTGCGAGAGAAGGCGTACCCCTTCCAGGAAGTGAGCAAAGTGGATGCAGCATACAGTGCGGTCTACAGCATTGCCCATGCGCTGCAGGCCCTGAGGGACTGTGCGCACACGGAGGGGGCGTGTGCTGACCCTCTGCACCTCCAGCCCTGGCAG CTTCTTCACCCCCTCAGAAAGGTGCATTTCTGGACCCCAGATGGGGAAGAGATCAAGTTTGATGCCAACGGAGATTTACTTACCAAATTTGACATCCACTATGGGCAGAAGACTGCTAACGGCCTCTTCCACTTTGTCCACATAGGCGTGATGGACCCAAGAGCCCCTCCGGGGAATAGGGTGACGGTCCACCTGAGGAAGGAGAATCTGCAAGTAAGCAATCCATGTGCCT CCCTGACCATGCCCCTGCTTCTCCATCCTCAGGTCCCCAGCTCTGTCTGCAGCAGCAGTTGTGCTCCAGGGTTCAGCCAGGTCCCCCAGCAGGGAGCTCCCCAGTGCTGTTTTGACTGCAGCCCTTGCCCTGAGGGACAGTTCGCAGACCAAAGAG ACATGAAGAGCTGCCTTCCGTGTCCCAAGGAGCAGTATTCGAGCCACACCAGAGACCGCTGCCTGCCCAAGACAGAGACCTTCCTGGCCTTTGGTGAGCCCCTGGGACTCACACTGGCCTCTGTGGCACTCATGCTGGCTGGCTTGGCTGTGCTGGTCCTTGGGGTATTCCTGAAGCATTGGGACACTCCTGTGGTCAGAGCCAACAACAGGGCCCTCAGCTGCACACTCCTCACCTCTCTGGCGCTCTGTGCCCTCTGTCCACTGCTCTTCCTTGGCCGTCCGACCACTGCCACCTGCCTCCTCCGCCAGAGCACCTTTGCTGTTGTGTTCACGGTGGCTGTCTCCTCCATCCTGGCCAAGACCCTCACTGTGGTCCTGGCATTCAGGGTCACCCGGCCAGGAGGCCAGGCCCAGGTATGCCTGGGACCAAGTTCCTCCTCCTCCGTGGTCCTCCTGGCCTCCTTGATGCAGGTTGTTCTCTGTGGTGCCTGGCTGGGCACCTCCCCACCATTCCCAGACCAAGACATGGCCTCTGAGCTCAGCCAGGTTGTCCTCTATTGCCAGGAGGGTTCTGGGCTCGCCTTCTCCTGCATCCTGGCCTATCTGGGTGTCCTGGCAGCGGGCACCTTCTGTGTGGCATTTCTGGGCAGGGACTTGCCCGATGCCTTTAATGAGACAAGGTTCCTCACCTTCAGCATGCTACTGTTCTGCAGCATCTGGACAGCCTTCCTGCCCCTGTACCATAGCGCCCGGGGCAAGCATACTGTGGCCGTGGAGGTcttctccatcttggcctctactgcagggctgctgggtggcATCTTCCTCCCCAAGTGTTACATCATCTTGCTGAGGCCCGAGAGGAACACTTTGGCTTGGGTGAAGCATGGGCGTCAGGCTCAGCAGGaatga